The stretch of DNA ATGGACAAGAGCCGCTGAGGTCATACCAATTGCTAGTGCCCATTGCACTAGCAATTAAAGAAAGTGGAATTCATCGGATTTGGAGAAAATTTTTCAGATCTGGATATGCTTCCATTTTTAACCTCGCCAGGGTTTTATCAACCCGGTATGCGTTGACAAACGGAACGACATAAGCTCCATCAAAACCTTTTTTAACCAAGTTTTGCTTCAGTACGGATGCTTCTCGGTAGGTAGCGGTAGCCCCCAGCGTATAGCGGTAGTATGGGAAATCCATTTGTCGTTCAATCATGATATAGTCCACGCCTTGCTGGAAGGGCTCGTTAATGCTTTTCTTGGCAGAGGCCACCTGCACTTTATAATGTAGCGCTTCATTGGTGACTAAACCTGATTCCACATTTTTAGCATTTATACCAATGACGGGTAGGGTGTTGGGAAGATTTAAGCCATTCCCATCAAAGAACGATATCTCTACGCACTGGCCATTTCGCTGGCTTTTTTCGACACCAATGGCTCGGATATAAATGGCCTTAGCGTCTACCCCTGCTGCTATCAGGTAATTTCCCGCAGCTTCAAAGGTTTCTACCAATTCGAATAGTCCTTCGGCATTGACTTTTTCAGGGTAGAGGCTAAACACAACCGTGAGAGAGGGTTGTTTACGCATCTCCTTCGCAATTAAATCCAGCGTTTCCTTTTTGGTGGCATGACGGGTAAGTTCTTCGGCTTGGCTAAAATAAATAGGCGCAAAAGGGGCATCTATGTTAGGTGAAGTAGTCGCTTCGGGCTTAATAAGGGGGGGCTCTTGGAAATTTTTATCAAATTCATTAGAAGAAGGCACTGTTTTATTCGGAATAAGCTCCGAGGGAGGAGGGGGGACTTGCTGAGCAGCGGATACGATGGGTACTTCTTGGTTGTTGCGGACTGGCCGATAGTTGGCAGGCCATTCCATTTCTTCAAGGAAATTTTGGAAATAAGCAATATAGAGGTCTCTTTGTCCAAATCCATCCTTTCGGGAAGAGGCAAAAAAGGCGGTAAATCCATCGCCAGAAATCTTGAAATAGTCATCATCTGCTGCTGAGTTGATGGGCATCCCGAGATTAGAAGGCGTGGTCCAGCGACCGGTTTCTTCTACATAAAAAGATTTAAGAACATCCAGCCCTCCAATACTTCGCTTGCTATCATTGGTACTGAAAAACAAAGTGTGACCATCCCTGGCAAGGAAAGGTGTCGTTTCATCATAAGCAGTATTGATATCTGGCCCTAGGTTGACAGGAGAAGACCAACGGCCATTTTTGAGACTGCTTTTGTAGAGGTCTCGCCCACCATATCCCCCCGGCCTATTGCTAGAAAACAACAATAAGGTATCATTGTAAAAAAAAGGATTCCCATCACCCGCCCGAACGTTCATTGGCGCGAGTAGGGGCGTTGAACTCACCAATCTTTCCTCCATTCGTTTGAAGGTATCAACAATTATCAGACCGCTATTAAGGTTTTGACCCTTAAAATAGTATAAAGCAGAACCATCACCATTAAAGCCTAAAAGGACCTCATGGCTAGGGCTATTGAGCAAATAATGCATCGGTTGCACATTACTCCAAATGCCGTTTTGGAGCTGACAATTGAACATATCACTCAAATAATCACCCAATCGTTCATCGGGACCTCCACCTGCCTTTCTGGCACCTCCGATATTACCTGGCCGGATGGAGGAAAAATAAAGGCGATCACCATAATTAGGACTTAACATCGGCGCGAATTCGTCGTTTTCGGTATTGACCCCTTTGCCAAGGTTTTCGACGACGGCTACGGCTTCTTGAAATTGCAAGCTGATGCCATTTGCGCATCTTCGAATTTCTTCAATCACCATTTGACGATGGCTATCTCCGGGTCTAATGGTCCGTAAATAACGTTTGTAGTAAGTTGATGCCTGATCAAATTGGTGACGAGCATGGTAAATCCTTCCATAGTATAACCATATTTCAGGATATGGCGAACGCTCCTCTTCCGAAATACGATTGAGCTGTTGCAACGCTGCATCAAGTTGATTGAGTTGATAATAACAAAGCGCAATCAAAAATTTGCTTTCTTTATCGTCGCGGTAAAGTTCTTTTTTGCGCTGGAGTAGCGAAAGTGCCGTTGCATATTTTTTATTAGAAAAAAACAATTTAGCCTCAGCCTTTTCATCTGATAGAGAGGTCTGCGCTATACTAAAGGAGGAAGCCATCATCAAGATAACAAAGCATAAACCAGCTATGGCACTGAAATCAAAGTGGGGTGATTTGAAGGGATGATATTGACATTTGGGATTATGCATAGGCTAAATTTGTTGATGCGCATCAAATTTTTCTAAATAATCGCCTATTCGGCGTAAGAAGGAGCCACCGAGAAAGCCATCCACTACTCGGTGATCATACGATAAGGATAAGAACATCATTTGGCGAACGGCAATAAGATCACCATAGGCAGTTTCGACAACCGCCGGTTTTTTCCGGATAGCACCTACCGCCAAAATAGCGACTTGGGGCTGATTGATAATAGGAGTACCCATGACGTTACCAAAGGTGCCAACATTGGTGAGCGTAAAGGTTCCTCCCTGTATTTCTTGAGGTTTGAGCTGATTTGTTCGTGCTCGTTTGGCCAGGTCATTGACTTGCTTGCTGAGTCCCATAAGATTGTATTGGTCGGCATTTTTAATGACCGGAACGATCAAATTTCCTGATGGGAGGGCGGTGGCCA from Saprospiraceae bacterium encodes:
- a CDS encoding tetratricopeptide repeat protein — encoded protein: MHNPKCQYHPFKSPHFDFSAIAGLCFVILMMASSFSIAQTSLSDEKAEAKLFFSNKKYATALSLLQRKKELYRDDKESKFLIALCYYQLNQLDAALQQLNRISEEERSPYPEIWLYYGRIYHARHQFDQASTYYKRYLRTIRPGDSHRQMVIEEIRRCANGISLQFQEAVAVVENLGKGVNTENDEFAPMLSPNYGDRLYFSSIRPGNIGGARKAGGGPDERLGDYLSDMFNCQLQNGIWSNVQPMHYLLNSPSHEVLLGFNGDGSALYYFKGQNLNSGLIIVDTFKRMEERLVSSTPLLAPMNVRAGDGNPFFYNDTLLLFSSNRPGGYGGRDLYKSSLKNGRWSSPVNLGPDINTAYDETTPFLARDGHTLFFSTNDSKRSIGGLDVLKSFYVEETGRWTTPSNLGMPINSAADDDYFKISGDGFTAFFASSRKDGFGQRDLYIAYFQNFLEEMEWPANYRPVRNNQEVPIVSAAQQVPPPPSELIPNKTVPSSNEFDKNFQEPPLIKPEATTSPNIDAPFAPIYFSQAEELTRHATKKETLDLIAKEMRKQPSLTVVFSLYPEKVNAEGLFELVETFEAAGNYLIAAGVDAKAIYIRAIGVEKSQRNGQCVEISFFDGNGLNLPNTLPVIGINAKNVESGLVTNEALHYKVQVASAKKSINEPFQQGVDYIMIERQMDFPYYRYTLGATATYREASVLKQNLVKKGFDGAYVVPFVNAYRVDKTLARLKMEAYPDLKNFLQIR